Proteins co-encoded in one Burkholderia ambifaria AMMD genomic window:
- a CDS encoding DUF1501 domain-containing protein, with the protein MNRRDFLTLTGAAAAAGVSLWQPAAQAASMPAAGRAGYGNVLILVELKGGNDGLNTVVPYADPLYYQFRRGIGIKRDQVLQLDAHTGLHPALAPLMPLWRDGQVAIVQGVGYPQPNLSHFRSIEIWDTASRSDQYLHEGWLTRTFAQAPVPPGFAADGVVLGSAEMGPLANGARAIALVNPAQFIRAARLAEPSSLRERNPALAHIIDVENDIVKAADRLRPRGGMREFRTAFPAGTFGTSVKTAMQVLAACEASGPGAQDGVAVLRLTLNGFDTHQNQPGQHAALLKQFAEGMGAMRDALIELGRWNQTLVMTYAEFGRRVRENQSNGTDHGTAAPHFVMGGRVAGGLYGAAPALGRLDANGNLPVAVDFRQLYATVLGPWWGLDATRVLQQRFDTLPLLKV; encoded by the coding sequence ATGAACCGACGTGATTTTCTGACGCTCACGGGCGCCGCGGCCGCGGCGGGCGTGTCGTTGTGGCAGCCGGCCGCGCAGGCGGCTTCGATGCCCGCGGCGGGGCGGGCCGGCTATGGGAACGTGCTGATCCTCGTCGAGCTGAAGGGCGGCAACGACGGCCTCAACACGGTGGTGCCGTATGCGGATCCGCTCTACTACCAGTTCCGCCGCGGCATCGGCATCAAGCGCGACCAGGTGCTGCAGCTCGATGCGCATACGGGGCTGCACCCGGCGCTCGCGCCGCTGATGCCGCTGTGGCGCGACGGGCAGGTCGCGATCGTGCAGGGCGTCGGCTATCCGCAGCCGAACCTGTCGCATTTCCGTTCGATCGAGATCTGGGACACCGCGTCGCGCTCGGACCAGTACCTGCACGAAGGCTGGCTCACGCGGACGTTCGCGCAGGCGCCGGTGCCGCCGGGCTTCGCGGCGGACGGCGTCGTGCTCGGCAGCGCCGAGATGGGACCGCTCGCGAACGGCGCGCGCGCGATCGCGCTCGTCAATCCCGCACAGTTCATCCGCGCGGCGCGGCTGGCCGAGCCGTCGTCGCTGCGTGAACGGAACCCGGCGCTCGCACACATCATCGACGTCGAGAACGACATCGTGAAGGCGGCGGACCGGCTGCGCCCGCGTGGCGGGATGCGCGAGTTCAGGACGGCCTTTCCGGCCGGTACGTTCGGCACGTCGGTGAAGACCGCCATGCAGGTGCTCGCGGCGTGCGAAGCGTCCGGGCCAGGTGCGCAGGACGGGGTCGCGGTGCTGCGGCTCACGCTCAACGGATTCGACACGCACCAGAACCAGCCGGGACAGCACGCCGCGCTGCTCAAGCAGTTCGCGGAAGGGATGGGTGCGATGCGTGACGCGCTGATCGAGCTTGGGCGCTGGAATCAGACGCTCGTGATGACGTATGCGGAATTCGGGCGGCGCGTGCGCGAGAACCAGAGCAACGGCACCGATCACGGTACCGCCGCGCCGCATTTCGTGATGGGCGGCCGCGTGGCCGGCGGGCTGTACGGTGCGGCGCCCGCCCTCGGGCGCCTCGACGCCAACGGCAACCTGCCGGTCGCGGTCGATTTCCGTCAGCTGTATGCGACCGTGCTGGGGCCGTGGTGGGGACTCGATGCGACGCGCGTGCTGCAGCAGCGCTTCGACACGCTGCCGCTGCTGAAGGTGTGA
- the ispF gene encoding 2-C-methyl-D-erythritol 2,4-cyclodiphosphate synthase — translation MDFRIGQGYDVHQLVPGRPLIIGGVTIPYERGLLGHSDADVLLHAITDALFGAAALGDIGRHFSDTDAAFKGADSRVLLRECAARVKAAGFTIQNVDSTVIAQAPKLAPHIDGMRANIAADLGLPLDRVNVKAKTNEKLGYLGRGDGIEAQAAALLVKEGA, via the coding sequence ATGGATTTCAGAATCGGACAAGGCTACGACGTGCACCAGCTCGTCCCGGGGCGCCCCCTCATCATCGGCGGCGTGACGATTCCGTACGAGCGCGGGCTGCTCGGCCATTCGGACGCGGACGTGCTGCTGCACGCGATCACCGACGCGCTGTTCGGCGCGGCGGCGCTCGGCGACATCGGCCGCCATTTCTCCGACACCGACGCCGCGTTCAAGGGAGCGGACAGCCGCGTGCTGCTGCGCGAGTGCGCCGCCCGCGTGAAGGCGGCCGGCTTCACGATCCAGAACGTCGACAGCACCGTGATCGCGCAGGCGCCGAAGCTCGCGCCGCATATCGACGGGATGCGCGCGAACATCGCGGCCGATCTCGGGCTGCCGCTCGATCGCGTGAACGTGAAGGCGAAGACCAACGAGAAGCTCGGCTACCTCGGCCGCGGCGACGGCATCGAGGCGCAGGCGGCCGCGCTGCTGGTGAAAGAGGGCGCGTGA
- a CDS encoding ATP-binding protein, whose amino-acid sequence MRIDRRLLQLAFGGLFWRTFLLIALLISVSLAAWFQSFRVIEREPRAQRVALQLVAIVKLTRTALLYSDPDLRRALLQDLESNEGVRVYPREKTDKFKLQPDESLNRLIEHDIRSRLGDETVIAQSVNDIPGVWISFKIDDDDYWVALDRDQLDSVTGLQWAGWGLFALALSLFGSAFITSLVNRPFSRLALAARQIGSGQTPELLPERGMGVAAETNRSFNQMVRDLEQLEADRALMLAGISHDLRTPLARLRLETEMSPSDQATKDAMVDDIEQMDRIIAAFIDYARPSQRKPEPVDLSSIAHEVAARVSGEDGVEIRTRLAPSAVIEADETDMRRVIGNLVENARKYGQSRQDGVSRITLETRVTHARVELSVTDEGPGIPEDQLPLVMRPFYRVDTARTKADGTGLGMAIVLRLVGRYRGALRLRNRSPDAGLEVTLEFPGAGKARATA is encoded by the coding sequence ATGCGTATCGACCGGCGCCTCCTGCAGCTCGCGTTCGGCGGGCTGTTCTGGCGCACCTTCCTGCTGATCGCGCTGCTGATCTCGGTCAGTCTCGCCGCGTGGTTCCAGAGCTTTCGCGTGATCGAGCGCGAGCCGCGCGCGCAGCGCGTCGCGCTCCAGCTCGTCGCGATCGTGAAGCTCACGCGCACCGCCCTGCTCTATTCCGATCCCGATTTGCGGCGCGCGCTGCTGCAGGATCTCGAGAGCAACGAGGGCGTGCGCGTCTACCCGCGCGAAAAAACCGACAAGTTCAAGCTGCAGCCCGACGAATCGCTGAACCGTCTGATCGAACACGATATCCGCAGCCGGCTCGGCGACGAGACCGTGATCGCGCAGTCGGTCAACGACATCCCTGGCGTGTGGATCAGCTTCAAGATCGACGACGACGACTACTGGGTCGCGCTCGACCGCGACCAGCTCGACAGCGTCACGGGCCTTCAGTGGGCGGGCTGGGGCCTGTTCGCGCTCGCGCTGTCGCTGTTCGGCTCCGCGTTCATCACGAGCCTCGTGAACCGGCCGTTCTCGCGGCTCGCGCTCGCCGCGCGCCAGATCGGCTCGGGCCAGACGCCCGAGCTGCTGCCCGAGCGCGGGATGGGCGTCGCGGCCGAGACCAACCGCAGCTTCAACCAGATGGTGCGCGACCTCGAACAGCTCGAGGCCGATCGCGCGCTGATGCTCGCGGGCATCTCGCACGACCTGCGCACGCCGCTCGCGCGGCTGCGGCTCGAGACCGAGATGAGCCCGTCCGACCAGGCGACCAAGGATGCGATGGTCGACGACATCGAGCAGATGGACCGCATCATCGCCGCCTTCATCGACTACGCGCGCCCGTCCCAGCGCAAGCCGGAGCCGGTCGACCTGTCGTCGATCGCGCACGAAGTCGCCGCGCGCGTGTCGGGCGAGGACGGCGTCGAGATCCGCACGCGGCTTGCGCCGAGCGCCGTGATCGAAGCCGACGAGACCGACATGCGCCGCGTGATCGGCAACCTCGTCGAGAACGCGCGCAAATACGGCCAGAGCCGGCAGGACGGCGTGTCGCGCATCACGCTCGAGACGCGCGTGACGCATGCGCGGGTCGAGCTGTCGGTGACCGACGAAGGCCCCGGCATCCCCGAGGATCAGCTGCCGCTCGTGATGCGGCCGTTCTACCGCGTCGACACGGCGCGCACCAAGGCGGACGGCACGGGGCTCGGGATGGCGATCGTGCTGCGCCTCGTCGGCCGCTACCGCGGCGCACTGCGCCTGCGCAACCGCAGCCCCGACGCGGGCCTCGAAGTCACGCTCGAATTCCCCGGCGCCGGCAAGGCGCGTGCGACGGCGTGA
- the ispD gene encoding 2-C-methyl-D-erythritol 4-phosphate cytidylyltransferase, protein MTPRLFALIPCAGTGSRSGSAVPKQYRTLAGRALLHYTLAAFDACSEFAQTLVVLAPDDTHFDARRFAGLRFAVRRCGGGSRQASVLNGLLGLGEFGATDQDWVLVHDAARPGITPELIRTLVAALKDDPVGGIVALPVADTLKRVPAGGDAIARTESRDALWQAQTPQMFRIGMLRDAILRAQREGHDLTDEASAIEWAGHTPRVVQGSLRNFKVTYPEDFALAEAILARGTNAS, encoded by the coding sequence GTGACTCCCCGACTTTTCGCCCTGATTCCTTGCGCCGGCACGGGCAGCCGCTCCGGTTCGGCCGTGCCGAAGCAATACCGCACGCTGGCCGGCCGCGCGCTCCTGCATTACACGCTCGCCGCGTTCGACGCGTGCAGCGAATTCGCGCAGACGCTCGTCGTCCTCGCGCCCGACGACACGCACTTCGACGCGCGCCGCTTCGCGGGCCTGCGCTTCGCGGTGCGCCGCTGCGGCGGCGGCTCGCGGCAGGCGTCGGTGCTGAACGGGCTGCTGGGGCTGGGCGAATTCGGCGCGACCGACCAGGACTGGGTGCTCGTGCACGACGCCGCGCGCCCCGGCATCACGCCGGAGCTGATCCGCACGCTGGTCGCGGCGCTGAAGGACGATCCGGTCGGCGGCATCGTCGCGCTGCCCGTGGCCGATACGCTCAAGCGCGTGCCGGCCGGCGGCGACGCGATCGCCCGCACCGAGTCGCGCGACGCGCTGTGGCAGGCGCAGACGCCGCAGATGTTCCGCATCGGCATGCTGCGCGACGCGATCCTGCGCGCGCAGCGGGAAGGGCACGACCTGACCGACGAGGCCAGCGCGATCGAATGGGCCGGCCATACCCCGCGCGTCGTGCAGGGCAGCCTGCGCAACTTCAAGGTCACATACCCCGAAGATTTCGCGCTCGCCGAAGCGATCCTCGCGCGCGGCACGAACGCTTCCTGA
- a CDS encoding carboxymuconolactone decarboxylase family protein, whose translation MEFIDSIKARIPDYAKDIRLNLDGTISRSSLEGNDAVGVALAAAVAAKSTVLVKTIREAGVLSPEETNAVLTAAALMGMNNTWYPYVEMADDADLKTQRAELRMGAYASHGGVDKRRFEMYALAASIVGKCHFCVKSHYALLKNEQGMTTTQLRDVGRIASVINAAAQVIAAEGE comes from the coding sequence ATGGAATTCATCGACTCGATTAAGGCACGTATCCCCGACTACGCGAAGGACATTCGCCTGAACCTCGATGGCACGATCTCGCGCTCGTCGCTCGAAGGCAACGATGCGGTCGGCGTGGCGCTGGCGGCGGCGGTCGCGGCGAAGAGCACCGTGCTCGTGAAGACGATCCGTGAAGCCGGCGTGCTGTCGCCCGAAGAGACGAACGCCGTGCTGACGGCGGCCGCGCTGATGGGGATGAACAACACCTGGTATCCGTATGTCGAGATGGCCGACGATGCCGACCTGAAGACGCAGCGCGCCGAGCTGCGGATGGGCGCGTATGCGTCGCACGGCGGCGTCGACAAGCGCCGGTTCGAGATGTACGCGCTCGCCGCGTCGATCGTCGGCAAGTGCCACTTCTGCGTGAAGTCGCACTATGCGCTGCTGAAGAACGAGCAAGGGATGACGACGACGCAGCTGCGCGACGTCGGCCGCATCGCGTCGGTGATCAACGCCGCCGCGCAGGTGATCGCCGCCGAAGGCGAGTAA
- the hpnD gene encoding presqualene diphosphate synthase HpnD, which produces MNFDDYCQQKAAPAGSSVYYALRQAPLAAEPRLTALFALRRELEETVKETSDPTVGHTKLAWWHKELAALAAGEPSHPVTKALAQHHPAIAAEADALRTLVNGYGMDLEQARYLDFANLQRYIAQVGGTFASLVARASAANPADPQPWAADAGRALMLAQFVQELGNDARHGRIYLPIDELQRYNVTAADLLNRRYSPAFTELLQFQTARAREALAAADAAIPASERRAQRTLRAQIALAGALLDEIERDGYQVLHQRIALTPIRKLWIAWRAARRR; this is translated from the coding sequence GTGAACTTCGACGACTACTGTCAGCAAAAGGCCGCCCCCGCGGGCTCCAGCGTCTACTACGCGCTGCGCCAGGCGCCGCTCGCCGCCGAACCGCGCCTGACCGCCCTGTTCGCGCTGCGCCGCGAGCTCGAGGAAACCGTCAAGGAAACCAGCGACCCGACCGTCGGACACACGAAGCTCGCGTGGTGGCACAAGGAGCTCGCGGCGCTCGCCGCCGGCGAACCGTCGCACCCGGTCACGAAGGCGCTCGCGCAGCACCACCCGGCGATCGCGGCCGAAGCCGACGCACTGCGCACGCTGGTCAACGGTTACGGGATGGATCTCGAACAAGCGCGCTACCTGGATTTCGCGAACCTGCAACGCTACATCGCGCAGGTCGGCGGCACCTTCGCATCGCTGGTCGCGCGCGCCAGCGCCGCGAATCCGGCCGACCCGCAGCCGTGGGCCGCGGACGCCGGCCGCGCGCTGATGCTCGCGCAATTCGTGCAGGAGCTCGGCAACGATGCGCGCCATGGCCGCATCTATCTGCCGATCGACGAACTGCAACGCTACAACGTGACCGCGGCCGACCTGCTGAACCGTCGCTACAGCCCGGCCTTCACCGAGCTGCTGCAGTTTCAGACGGCCCGCGCGCGCGAAGCGCTCGCCGCCGCCGACGCAGCGATCCCCGCGTCCGAACGCCGCGCGCAACGCACGCTCCGTGCGCAGATCGCACTGGCCGGCGCGCTGCTCGACGAAATCGAGCGCGACGGCTACCAGGTGCTGCACCAGCGCATCGCGCTGACGCCGATCCGCAAGCTGTGGATCGCATGGCGCGCCGCGCGCCGCCGCTGA
- a CDS encoding peroxiredoxin, translated as MKTVGDKLEAFTVVAAKPGFNNHEENGQSAFETVTEASFPGKWKIIYFYPKDFTFVCPTEIVEFAKLTKQFEERDAVLLGGSSDNEFVKLAWRREHKDLDKLNHYSFGDVKGELIDQLGVRDKEAGVALRATFIVDPDNTIQHVSVNNLNVGRSPEEVLRILDGLQTDELCPCNRAVGGATL; from the coding sequence ATGAAAACCGTGGGCGATAAACTCGAAGCATTCACCGTCGTAGCCGCGAAGCCGGGCTTCAACAATCACGAGGAAAACGGCCAGTCGGCGTTCGAGACCGTCACCGAAGCGTCGTTCCCGGGCAAGTGGAAGATCATCTACTTCTATCCGAAGGATTTCACGTTCGTGTGCCCGACGGAAATCGTCGAGTTCGCGAAGCTGACGAAGCAGTTCGAAGAGCGCGACGCCGTCCTGCTCGGCGGCAGCTCGGACAACGAATTCGTGAAGCTCGCATGGCGGCGTGAGCACAAGGATCTCGACAAGCTGAACCACTACTCGTTCGGCGACGTCAAGGGCGAGCTGATCGACCAGCTCGGCGTGCGCGACAAGGAAGCCGGCGTGGCCCTGCGCGCGACGTTCATCGTCGATCCGGACAACACGATCCAGCACGTTTCGGTGAACAACCTGAACGTCGGCCGTAGCCCGGAAGAAGTCCTGCGCATTCTGGACGGCCTGCAAACGGACGAACTGTGCCCGTGCAACCGTGCAGTCGGCGGCGCAACGCTGTAA
- the ompR gene encoding two-component system response regulator OmpR, protein MPLMETKNPSKILVVDDDPRLRDLLRRYLGEQGFNVYVAENATAMNKLWVRERFDLLVLDLMLPGEDGLSICRRLRGSNDRTPIIMLTAKGEDVDRIVGLEMGADDYLPKPFNPRELVARIHAVLRRQAPAELPGAPSETTEVFEFGEFSLNLATRTLTKSGQEIPLTTGEFSVLKVFARHPRQPLSREKLMELARGREYEVFDRSLDVQISRLRKLIEPDPGSPRFIQTVWGLGYVFIPDGAA, encoded by the coding sequence ATGCCGCTCATGGAAACGAAAAACCCCTCCAAGATTCTCGTCGTCGACGACGACCCGCGCCTGCGCGATCTGCTGCGCCGATATCTCGGCGAGCAGGGTTTCAACGTATACGTCGCGGAGAACGCGACTGCGATGAACAAGCTCTGGGTGCGCGAGCGCTTCGACCTGCTCGTGCTCGACCTGATGCTGCCGGGCGAGGACGGCCTGTCGATCTGCCGCCGCCTGCGCGGCAGCAACGATCGCACGCCGATCATCATGCTCACCGCGAAGGGCGAGGATGTCGATCGCATCGTCGGCCTCGAGATGGGCGCCGACGACTACCTGCCGAAGCCGTTCAACCCGCGCGAACTGGTCGCGCGCATTCACGCGGTGCTGCGCCGCCAGGCGCCGGCCGAACTGCCGGGCGCGCCGTCGGAAACCACCGAGGTGTTCGAGTTCGGCGAGTTCTCGCTGAACCTCGCGACGCGCACGCTCACGAAGTCGGGCCAGGAAATCCCGCTGACGACCGGCGAATTCTCGGTGCTGAAGGTGTTCGCACGCCATCCGCGCCAGCCGCTGTCGCGCGAGAAGCTGATGGAGCTCGCGCGCGGCCGTGAATACGAAGTGTTCGACCGCAGCCTCGACGTGCAGATCTCGCGCCTGCGCAAGCTGATCGAGCCGGATCCGGGCAGCCCGCGTTTCATCCAGACTGTCTGGGGCCTCGGCTACGTGTTCATTCCGGACGGCGCCGCCTGA
- a CDS encoding DUF1800 domain-containing protein gives MKANAAAPASPAMQAPLDADDALFFLSRTGFSPAPAEVARIVGMTRAQVVADTLGNVRREPVTRWPDWVAELPPTRAQRQALTLDMRRDEQRERNRRYDALRAAWVNEMVATPSPLTERMTLFWHGHFTSGQDKVPYPQTMAAQHALFRREALGSFDTLLHAVAKDPAMLQYLDGASNRKGRPNENFAREVMELFTLGEGHYTQHDVTEAARAMTGWSVDPDTLRFVARPEWHDTGEKTILGETGAFDGDGFLDILLKRPDTARFIAGKLWREFVSDTPDAGALEVVAERFRASGYDIRTALAALWSTDAFWDPGNRGVLVKSPAEFVVGSVRLFDVAYGDPQMLANTVRTLGQNLFYPPNVKGWPGGAMWINSTTLLARKQFVEQLFRATEAAGMRAPAHAMAQPVPNARAHAMPVADTASGASMPGAGTPAAGTPGAGMPGAPVKPARGGLRFDLERWLAQYRVRPQARAGLSTELQLQHAVVPVSPVAAIDTDSTGSAYLEALLMDPAYQLK, from the coding sequence ATGAAAGCGAACGCTGCCGCCCCGGCATCGCCCGCGATGCAGGCGCCGCTCGACGCCGACGATGCGCTGTTCTTTCTGAGCCGTACCGGCTTTTCTCCCGCACCGGCCGAGGTCGCCCGCATCGTCGGCATGACGCGCGCGCAGGTCGTCGCCGATACGCTCGGCAACGTGCGCCGCGAGCCCGTGACGCGCTGGCCCGACTGGGTCGCCGAGTTGCCGCCGACCCGCGCGCAGCGCCAGGCGCTGACCCTCGACATGCGGCGCGACGAGCAGCGCGAACGCAATCGCCGCTACGATGCGTTGCGTGCGGCGTGGGTCAACGAGATGGTCGCGACGCCGTCGCCGCTCACCGAGCGCATGACGCTGTTCTGGCATGGGCACTTCACGTCCGGGCAGGACAAGGTCCCGTATCCGCAGACGATGGCCGCGCAGCATGCGCTGTTTCGCCGCGAGGCGCTCGGCAGCTTCGACACGCTGCTGCACGCGGTCGCGAAGGATCCAGCGATGCTCCAGTATCTCGACGGCGCGAGCAACCGCAAGGGACGCCCGAACGAGAATTTCGCGCGCGAGGTGATGGAGCTGTTCACGCTCGGCGAAGGGCATTACACGCAGCACGACGTGACCGAAGCCGCGCGCGCGATGACCGGCTGGAGCGTCGATCCCGATACGCTGCGCTTCGTGGCGCGGCCCGAGTGGCACGACACGGGCGAGAAGACGATACTCGGCGAGACCGGTGCGTTCGACGGCGACGGGTTTCTCGACATCCTGCTGAAGCGGCCCGACACTGCGCGCTTCATCGCGGGCAAGCTGTGGCGCGAGTTCGTGTCCGATACGCCGGACGCCGGCGCGCTCGAGGTCGTGGCCGAACGGTTTCGCGCGAGCGGCTACGACATCCGCACGGCGCTCGCCGCGCTCTGGTCGACCGACGCGTTCTGGGATCCGGGCAATCGCGGCGTGCTCGTCAAGTCGCCGGCCGAGTTCGTCGTCGGGTCGGTGCGGCTGTTCGACGTCGCGTACGGCGATCCGCAGATGCTCGCGAACACCGTGCGCACGCTCGGGCAGAACCTGTTCTATCCGCCGAACGTGAAGGGCTGGCCGGGCGGCGCGATGTGGATCAACAGCACCACGCTGCTCGCGCGCAAGCAGTTCGTCGAACAGCTGTTCCGCGCGACCGAGGCGGCCGGCATGCGGGCACCCGCGCACGCGATGGCGCAGCCGGTGCCGAATGCGCGTGCGCATGCGATGCCGGTTGCGGACACCGCCTCCGGTGCCAGCATGCCCGGTGCCGGTACGCCCGCTGCCGGTACGCCCGGTGCCGGCATGCCCGGCGCGCCGGTCAAGCCCGCACGCGGCGGCCTGCGGTTCGACCTCGAACGCTGGCTCGCGCAGTATCGTGTGCGGCCGCAGGCGCGCGCCGGCTTGTCCACCGAGCTTCAACTGCAGCACGCGGTGGTGCCGGTGTCGCCGGTCGCGGCGATCGATACGGACTCGACCGGCAGCGCGTATCTCGAGGCATTGCTGATGGATCCGGCTTATCAACTGAAATGA